A section of the Pseudomonas sp. Q1-7 genome encodes:
- the folX gene encoding dihydroneopterin triphosphate 2'-epimerase, protein MPRLEPGMARIRVKDLRLRTFIGIKEEEILNKQDVLINLTILYPAEEAVRDNDIEHALNYRTITKAIIRHVEENRFALLERLTQEILDLVMANPSVRYAEVEVDKPHALRFAESVSITLASHR, encoded by the coding sequence ATGCCGCGACTGGAGCCCGGAATGGCGCGTATCCGCGTCAAGGACCTGCGCCTGCGCACCTTCATCGGAATCAAGGAGGAGGAAATCCTCAACAAGCAGGATGTGCTGATCAATCTCACCATCCTCTATCCGGCCGAGGAGGCGGTGCGCGACAACGACATCGAGCACGCGCTGAACTACCGCACCATCACCAAGGCAATCATCCGCCACGTCGAAGAAAACCGCTTCGCCCTGCTGGAGCGCCTGACCCAGGAAATCCTTGACCTGGTAATGGCCAATCCCAGCGTGCGCTACGCCGAAGTGGAGGTGGACAAGCCCCACGCGCTGCGCTTCGCCGAATCGGTCTCCATCACGCTTGCCAGCCATCGATGA
- a CDS encoding DUF1244 domain-containing protein, with translation MTEQQRLELEAAAFRSLVQHLRSRPDVQNIDLMNLAGFCRNCLSKWYKAAADDLGLDVTPDQAREEIYGMPYADWKAKYQKEASAEQQAAFDKANKE, from the coding sequence ATGACCGAGCAACAACGCCTCGAACTCGAGGCCGCGGCCTTCCGCAGTCTGGTGCAACACCTGCGCAGCCGCCCCGATGTCCAGAACATCGACCTGATGAACCTCGCCGGCTTCTGCCGCAACTGCCTGTCGAAGTGGTACAAGGCCGCCGCCGACGACCTCGGCCTGGACGTCACCCCCGACCAGGCCCGCGAGGAAATCTACGGCATGCCCTACGCCGACTGGAAAGCCAAGTACCAGAAAGAAGCCAGCGCCGAACAACAAGCGGCCTTCGACAAAGCGAACAAAGAATGA
- a CDS encoding HopJ type III effector protein produces the protein MSNLNDFRARLHSDQFLFAETLAFIADGYDYQQSAFSNGPVENAAGQNEGSCKTLGLALLEGFSLEETLLAFGEHYRSVLATPEGSDHGNIRALMATGLAGVRFERQPLQRKA, from the coding sequence ATGAGCAACCTAAACGACTTCCGCGCCCGCCTGCACAGCGACCAGTTCCTCTTCGCCGAGACCCTGGCCTTCATCGCCGACGGCTACGACTACCAGCAGAGCGCCTTCAGCAACGGCCCGGTGGAAAACGCCGCCGGCCAGAACGAAGGCTCCTGCAAGACCCTCGGCCTGGCGCTGCTGGAAGGTTTCAGCCTGGAAGAAACCCTGCTGGCCTTCGGCGAGCACTACCGTTCCGTGCTGGCCACCCCGGAAGGCAGCGATCACGGCAACATCCGCGCCCTGATGGCCACCGGTCTGGCGGGCGTGCGCTTCGAGCGCCAGCCGCTGCAACGCAAGGCCTGA